One genomic region from Flagellimonas oceani encodes:
- a CDS encoding D-2-hydroxyacid dehydrogenase, which translates to MVKILANDGLAQSGVDLLEKEGFEVKNAKVAEEQLANYINKNKISGLLVRSATKVDKKLIDECPNLKLIGRGGVGLDNVDVEHAESKGIQVFNTPEASSESVAELVFAHLLNGVRFLHDANRNMPLDGDSQFKQLKKSYAAGTELRGKTLGIIGFGRIGQATARLALALGMEVLFTDHTIEETTISLSFFNGKSVDFTLKSSELKDVLAHSDFVSLHVPAQDKYLIGKKELGLMKPGAGIINTSRGGVLDEVSLVEALDNGHLAFAGLDVFESEPHPEIKILMNPKISLSPHVGGSTVEAQERIGVELAQKVIKLLKP; encoded by the coding sequence ATGGTAAAGATTTTAGCAAATGATGGCTTAGCCCAGTCAGGAGTTGATTTACTTGAAAAAGAAGGTTTCGAAGTAAAGAATGCAAAGGTAGCCGAAGAACAATTGGCAAACTATATCAACAAAAACAAAATTTCAGGATTATTGGTGCGCAGCGCAACCAAAGTCGATAAAAAACTTATCGACGAATGCCCCAACTTAAAGTTGATCGGCCGTGGTGGCGTAGGTCTGGACAATGTTGATGTGGAACATGCCGAATCCAAAGGGATTCAAGTTTTCAATACGCCCGAAGCATCCTCTGAATCCGTGGCGGAACTCGTTTTTGCCCACCTCTTAAATGGTGTTCGATTTTTACATGATGCCAACCGAAACATGCCTTTGGATGGAGACAGCCAGTTCAAACAACTCAAAAAAAGTTATGCAGCAGGTACCGAACTTCGTGGCAAGACCTTGGGAATTATAGGTTTTGGAAGAATAGGTCAAGCTACTGCTAGATTGGCGCTGGCGTTGGGCATGGAAGTACTCTTTACCGACCATACCATCGAAGAAACTACAATTTCCCTTTCATTTTTTAATGGTAAATCGGTTGATTTCACATTAAAAAGCAGTGAGTTGAAGGACGTTCTTGCACATTCGGATTTTGTGAGTTTGCACGTACCGGCACAGGATAAATATTTGATCGGGAAAAAAGAACTGGGACTTATGAAACCTGGGGCCGGTATCATCAACACCTCCCGCGGAGGCGTTTTGGACGAAGTTTCCTTGGTCGAGGCGCTGGATAACGGCCATTTGGCCTTTGCAGGATTGGATGTATTCGAGTCAGAGCCCCATCCGGAAATAAAAATATTGATGAACCCAAAAATTTCGCTCAGTCCGCACGTTGGCGGTTCAACGGTTGAGGCACAGGAACGTATTGGTGTAGAATTGGCCCAAAAGGTTATCAAATTGCTAAAACCATAG
- the serC gene encoding 3-phosphoserine/phosphohydroxythreonine transaminase: MKKHNFSAGPCILPAEVMRKASEAVLELDGIGLSLIEISHRSKEFVAIMEKARALALELLGLEDKGYQALFLQGGASMQFLMTAFNLLDKKAGYVNTGTWSQKAIKEARLFGDIVEVASSQKDNFKYIPKGFDIPSDLDYLHLTSNNTIYGTQFKEFPKTDVPLVCDMSSDIFSRQLDFSQFDLIYAGAQKNMGPAGTTLVVVKEDILGKVSRKIPSMMDYSVHVAKDSMFNTPPVFAVYVSMLTMQWLKDLGGIAAIEEINERKASLIYSEIELNPVFSGIAAKEDRSNMNATFNITDDELKDVFDEMCKEAGISGINGHRSVGGYRASMYNALPMESVGVLVDIMSELEKKG, translated from the coding sequence ATGAAAAAGCACAATTTTAGCGCAGGACCCTGCATTTTGCCCGCAGAGGTTATGCGAAAAGCGTCCGAAGCTGTTCTGGAACTGGACGGTATTGGACTATCCCTTATTGAAATCTCCCACCGAAGCAAGGAGTTTGTGGCCATTATGGAAAAGGCACGCGCTCTGGCCTTGGAACTTTTGGGGCTTGAAGACAAAGGATACCAGGCATTGTTCCTTCAAGGTGGAGCAAGTATGCAGTTTTTAATGACGGCCTTTAATCTTTTGGATAAAAAGGCTGGATACGTAAATACTGGAACTTGGAGCCAAAAAGCCATTAAAGAGGCGCGTTTGTTCGGCGACATTGTCGAGGTGGCTTCATCACAAAAGGATAATTTTAAGTACATCCCCAAAGGTTTTGATATTCCTTCGGATTTGGATTACCTGCACCTAACCTCCAACAATACCATTTACGGGACGCAGTTCAAAGAATTCCCAAAAACCGATGTGCCGTTGGTATGCGATATGAGTTCGGATATTTTTTCACGCCAATTGGATTTCTCCCAATTCGATTTGATCTATGCAGGCGCACAAAAGAACATGGGCCCCGCAGGAACTACCCTTGTGGTGGTGAAAGAAGATATATTGGGAAAAGTTTCCCGTAAAATCCCTTCCATGATGGATTATTCGGTGCATGTGGCCAAGGACAGCATGTTCAACACCCCTCCCGTTTTTGCCGTGTACGTTTCCATGCTCACCATGCAATGGTTGAAGGATTTGGGGGGAATTGCTGCCATTGAAGAAATCAACGAGCGTAAAGCTAGCTTGATCTATTCCGAAATTGAACTCAACCCTGTTTTCTCAGGAATTGCTGCCAAGGAGGACCGTTCCAACATGAACGCCACCTTTAACATTACAGATGATGAATTAAAAGATGTTTTTGATGAAATGTGCAAAGAAGCGGGAATCAGTGGCATCAACGGCCACAGGTCCGTTGGTGGATACCGTGCATCTATGTACAATGCCCTCCCGATGGAAAGTGTTGGCGTGTTGGTTGACATTATGAGTGAACTTGAAAAGAAAGGATAG
- a CDS encoding acyl-CoA reductase, with the protein MAPDRNTIAAFVKLGKYLTDFCDKCYSNDPEVDQNLKEIIAQAGHHNGWFTEDNILFSLKQWGDLLTEQNITAWLSNYSFNKQINPKTVGIVMAGNIPLVGFHDFLCVLLSGNKVLVKLSSNDKVLLPYLCKYLMEQEPSLAEKIEFVEGKLENFDAVIATGSNNTSRYFEYYFGNKPNIIRKNRNSVAVLTGNESEEELKALGEDIFRYYGLGCRNVSKIYVPKNYNFDSLFHALFHYKDIIHQHKYANNYDYNKAVYLMSQFKILDNGFLVLKEDDSLTSPISALFYSFYDDESSLREKLQEMEGQIQCVVSSKAKENEVNFGDTQKPSLNDYADGIDTMEFLLKL; encoded by the coding sequence ATGGCACCAGATAGAAATACCATAGCTGCTTTTGTTAAACTTGGAAAATACCTAACGGATTTTTGTGATAAATGTTATTCCAATGACCCAGAAGTTGACCAAAACCTCAAGGAAATCATTGCGCAGGCGGGTCATCACAATGGATGGTTTACCGAGGACAACATCCTATTTTCTTTGAAACAATGGGGCGATTTGCTCACGGAGCAAAATATAACGGCCTGGTTGTCCAACTATTCGTTCAATAAACAAATTAATCCAAAAACCGTGGGAATCGTTATGGCGGGGAACATCCCATTGGTAGGCTTTCACGACTTTTTATGTGTACTGCTGTCCGGTAACAAGGTTTTGGTCAAGCTATCATCAAACGATAAAGTGCTGTTGCCCTATCTGTGTAAATATTTGATGGAGCAAGAACCATCGCTTGCGGAAAAAATCGAATTTGTAGAGGGCAAACTTGAAAACTTCGATGCGGTTATCGCCACGGGAAGCAACAATACCAGTCGCTATTTTGAATATTATTTTGGTAACAAGCCCAACATCATCAGAAAAAATAGAAATTCGGTTGCTGTGCTTACCGGAAACGAGAGCGAAGAAGAATTGAAAGCGCTTGGCGAGGATATTTTCAGGTATTATGGTTTGGGCTGCCGCAACGTGTCCAAAATTTACGTGCCGAAGAATTATAATTTTGATAGTTTGTTCCATGCGCTCTTTCACTACAAGGACATCATCCATCAACATAAATACGCCAACAATTACGATTACAACAAGGCCGTGTATTTGATGAGCCAGTTTAAGATTTTGGACAATGGATTCTTGGTGTTGAAGGAAGATGATTCGCTCACCTCCCCTATTTCTGCTTTGTTCTACTCATTTTATGATGATGAATCCAGCTTAAGAGAAAAGTTACAAGAAATGGAGGGTCAAATTCAATGTGTGGTTTCCAGTAAAGCAAAGGAAAACGAAGTAAACTTTGGCGACACCCAAAAACCCAGTTTAAACGACTACGCAGACGGAATCGATACTATGGAGTTCCTATTGAAACTTTAA
- a CDS encoding 4Fe-4S dicluster domain-containing protein, translating to MAIIITDECINCGACEPECPNTAIYEGADEWRYSEGTSLEGDVVLPNGKEVNADEVQEPVSDELYYIVPDKCTECKGFHEEPQCAAVCPVDCCVPDEDHVETEEELLGKQKFMHPDG from the coding sequence ATGGCAATTATTATAACAGATGAGTGCATAAATTGTGGTGCTTGCGAGCCAGAATGCCCGAACACGGCAATTTATGAAGGTGCAGATGAGTGGAGATATAGTGAAGGGACTTCCCTTGAAGGCGATGTGGTTTTGCCCAATGGCAAAGAGGTCAACGCCGATGAAGTTCAAGAACCTGTTAGCGACGAACTTTATTATATAGTTCCGGATAAGTGCACCGAATGCAAAGGATTCCACGAAGAACCACAATGTGCGGCAGTATGTCCCGTAGATTGCTGCGTTCCCGATGAAGACCATGTAGAGACCGAAGAAGAACTATTGGGCAAGCAAAAGTTTATGCACCCCGATGGTTAA
- the ychF gene encoding redox-regulated ATPase YchF: MKAGIVGLPNVGKSTLFNCLSNAKAQSANFPFCTIEPNIGVVNVPDQRLEKLEELVNPERVVPATVEIVDIAGLVKGASKGEGLGNQFLGNIRETDAILHVLRCFDNDNVVHVDGSVDPIRDKETIDMELQLKDLESVEKKLDKVKRAAKTGNKEAQKEEAVLSALKEGLETGKSVRAIALSEDDRDEFVRPMQLITDKPVMYVCNVDEGAAVDGNAYVEKVKQTVADENAEVIFLAVGTEADITELESYEERQMFLEDIGLSEPGSAKLIRGAYKLLDLETYFTAGEKEVRAWTIPVGATAPQAAGVIHTDFEKGFIRAEVIAYDDYVKYGSEAKVKEAGRMRVEGKEYIVKDGDVMHFRFNV; encoded by the coding sequence ATGAAAGCAGGTATTGTAGGATTACCGAATGTAGGAAAATCGACCCTTTTCAACTGTTTGTCCAACGCAAAGGCACAAAGTGCCAACTTCCCTTTTTGTACCATTGAACCCAATATTGGTGTGGTGAACGTGCCCGACCAACGCTTGGAAAAACTGGAAGAACTGGTAAACCCAGAGCGTGTGGTGCCTGCTACGGTGGAAATTGTGGATATCGCCGGTCTCGTAAAAGGCGCAAGTAAGGGCGAAGGACTGGGCAACCAATTTTTGGGGAACATCCGGGAAACTGATGCCATTCTCCACGTGCTACGCTGTTTTGACAATGATAATGTGGTGCACGTTGATGGTTCCGTAGATCCCATTCGGGACAAGGAGACCATTGATATGGAACTACAATTGAAGGATTTGGAGAGTGTTGAAAAGAAACTCGACAAAGTAAAGCGCGCCGCTAAAACCGGTAACAAAGAAGCCCAGAAAGAAGAAGCTGTGCTTTCCGCCTTAAAAGAAGGTTTGGAAACCGGAAAATCTGTACGGGCCATTGCGTTGAGCGAAGATGATCGCGATGAGTTTGTTAGACCCATGCAGTTGATTACCGACAAGCCCGTAATGTACGTTTGCAACGTGGATGAAGGCGCAGCTGTTGATGGCAATGCATACGTGGAAAAAGTAAAACAAACCGTAGCTGACGAAAATGCCGAAGTCATTTTTTTGGCCGTAGGCACCGAGGCCGATATTACCGAATTGGAATCTTATGAAGAACGCCAAATGTTCTTGGAGGATATCGGGCTTTCCGAGCCGGGTTCTGCCAAACTGATTCGCGGCGCCTACAAACTGCTCGACCTTGAAACCTATTTTACCGCTGGGGAAAAAGAAGTCCGCGCTTGGACCATTCCTGTTGGCGCAACAGCGCCCCAGGCCGCAGGTGTCATCCATACCGATTTTGAAAAAGGCTTTATCCGTGCCGAGGTCATTGCTTATGACGATTACGTAAAATATGGCAGCGAAGCCAAGGTAAAAGAGGCTGGTCGTATGCGCGTGGAGGGCAAAGAATACATTGTAAAGGACGGTGATGTGATGCACTTTAGGTTCAACGTGTAA
- a CDS encoding DMT family transporter gives MSSKSLGILYGVLGVVLFSSKAVMVKLAYRYNVETLDLLLFRMLFSLPFYIFILFLIRKKTAKAKIVPTDYAWLFLFGFVGYYLASYFDFEGLNYIKAGLERIILFVYPTIVVFLSWLIFRKKITQVQFIAILVTYVGVLITFWDELDVSGNEVVLGGFLVLLSAITYASYLVGSGWLIPKFGVLRFTCYAMIVSTICIVLHYLVSGDWEFMDYPWPVYAYGLAMAIFATLIPSFLVSAAIERLGASNFSILGSLGPISTILLAFVFLDEKLTYWQLVGMLVVIFGVTYLSIQGKKRAKG, from the coding sequence ATGTCCAGTAAAAGTTTGGGGATTTTATACGGAGTCTTGGGAGTAGTGCTATTCTCCTCCAAAGCCGTAATGGTCAAATTGGCGTACCGCTACAACGTCGAAACCTTGGATTTGCTATTGTTTCGGATGCTGTTTTCCCTTCCATTTTACATTTTCATTCTCTTTTTGATTCGAAAAAAGACCGCCAAAGCGAAAATTGTCCCAACAGACTATGCGTGGCTTTTTCTTTTTGGCTTCGTGGGCTACTACTTGGCCAGTTACTTTGATTTTGAAGGACTGAATTACATCAAAGCCGGCCTGGAGCGGATTATTCTATTTGTGTATCCTACCATTGTCGTGTTTCTAAGCTGGTTGATTTTCAGAAAAAAGATTACCCAAGTACAGTTCATTGCGATTCTCGTTACCTACGTGGGTGTGCTCATCACCTTTTGGGATGAGTTGGACGTATCGGGCAACGAGGTCGTATTGGGAGGATTTTTGGTATTGTTGAGTGCCATTACCTACGCCTCCTATTTGGTGGGCAGCGGTTGGTTGATTCCCAAATTTGGGGTGCTCCGGTTTACCTGCTATGCCATGATCGTGTCCACCATCTGCATTGTGTTGCATTATTTGGTGTCGGGAGATTGGGAATTTATGGATTACCCTTGGCCCGTTTACGCTTATGGCCTTGCCATGGCCATTTTTGCCACTTTGATTCCCTCTTTTTTGGTTTCGGCGGCCATCGAACGTTTAGGGGCGTCCAATTTTTCAATTTTGGGAAGCTTGGGACCCATTTCCACAATTTTGCTCGCCTTTGTGTTTTTGGACGAAAAACTCACATATTGGCAGCTCGTTGGAATGCTGGTTGTTATTTTTGGCGTAACATACCTGTCAATCCAAGGCAAAAAGCGGGCTAAAGGCTGA
- a CDS encoding DNA topoisomerase IV subunit B, with amino-acid sequence MADTQYTEDNIRSLDWKEHIRMRPGMYIGKLGDGSSADDGIYILLKEVLDNSIDEFVMGAGKTIEISIKDNTVHVRDYGRGIPLGKVVDVVSKMNTGGKYDTRAFKKSVGLNGVGTKAVNALSTYFRVESNRDGQSKSAEFETGNLVNEELLEESSRRKGTKVSFTPDESIFKKYKYRNEYVERMLKYYVYLNPGLTIVFNGEKFHSDNGLKDLLEDNNNEEDFLYPVIHLKGDDIEVAMTHSKTQYSEEYHSFVNGQHTTQGGTHQSAFREAVVKTIRDFYGKNYDASDVRKSIISAVSIKVMEPVFESQTKTKLGSTDMGGDLPTVRTYINDFIGTQLDNYLHKNQATADALQKKIVQAEKERKELSGIRKLARDRAKKASLHNKKLRDCRVHLQDMKKDRRLESTLFITEGDSASGSITKSRDVNTQAVFSLRGKPLNSYGMSKKIVYENEEFNLLQAALNIEDSMEDLRYNNIVIATDADVDGMHIRLLLITFFLQFFPELIKENHLYILQTPLFRVRNKKETIYCYSEEERKQAIEKLTGKAEITRFKGLGEISPDEFKNFIGDDIRLEPVMLDKAMSIDALLKFYMGKNTPDRQEFIINNLKVELDLVEENQLQPK; translated from the coding sequence ATGGCAGATACCCAATATACTGAGGATAATATCCGTTCGCTGGACTGGAAGGAGCATATTCGTATGCGTCCGGGGATGTACATTGGAAAATTGGGCGACGGTTCCTCCGCAGATGACGGCATTTACATTCTTTTAAAAGAGGTACTCGACAACTCCATCGACGAATTTGTGATGGGTGCCGGAAAAACCATCGAAATCAGCATTAAGGACAATACCGTTCACGTTCGTGATTATGGTCGTGGCATTCCGCTGGGTAAAGTGGTGGATGTGGTTTCCAAAATGAACACCGGTGGAAAGTACGATACCCGGGCCTTTAAAAAATCCGTGGGATTGAACGGGGTAGGTACCAAAGCCGTGAATGCACTGTCCACGTATTTTAGGGTAGAATCCAACAGAGACGGGCAATCCAAGTCTGCCGAGTTTGAGACCGGAAATTTGGTCAACGAAGAACTTTTGGAGGAATCTTCCCGAAGAAAGGGGACCAAGGTAAGTTTCACTCCGGATGAATCCATCTTTAAAAAATACAAATACAGGAACGAGTATGTAGAGCGGATGCTCAAATACTACGTTTACCTGAATCCGGGTCTGACCATCGTTTTCAATGGCGAAAAATTCCATTCCGATAATGGCCTAAAGGATTTGTTGGAGGACAACAACAACGAAGAAGACTTTCTGTATCCGGTAATCCATCTCAAAGGTGACGATATTGAAGTTGCCATGACCCATAGCAAAACCCAGTACAGCGAGGAATACCATTCTTTCGTGAATGGACAGCATACCACACAGGGAGGAACACACCAATCTGCATTTCGGGAGGCCGTAGTAAAAACCATCCGTGATTTCTATGGAAAAAATTATGATGCCTCCGATGTTCGAAAGTCCATTATATCGGCGGTTTCCATTAAAGTGATGGAACCTGTTTTCGAGAGCCAGACCAAGACCAAGTTGGGTTCCACTGATATGGGAGGGGATTTGCCTACGGTCCGTACCTATATCAATGATTTTATAGGGACGCAACTGGACAATTACCTACATAAGAACCAAGCGACTGCCGATGCACTACAAAAGAAAATAGTACAGGCGGAGAAAGAGCGCAAGGAGCTTTCTGGAATCCGAAAACTGGCGAGGGACCGTGCCAAAAAGGCGAGCCTTCACAATAAAAAATTGCGGGATTGCCGCGTTCACCTTCAGGATATGAAAAAGGACAGACGGCTGGAATCCACATTGTTCATTACAGAGGGTGATTCCGCTTCTGGTTCCATAACAAAGTCCAGGGACGTAAACACGCAGGCCGTATTTAGTTTACGCGGAAAACCGTTGAACTCTTACGGCATGTCCAAAAAAATCGTTTACGAGAACGAAGAATTCAATCTCCTGCAAGCAGCACTCAATATCGAAGATTCCATGGAGGACCTGCGCTACAACAATATTGTGATCGCAACCGATGCCGATGTGGATGGAATGCACATCCGCTTGTTGTTGATTACCTTCTTTTTGCAGTTTTTTCCAGAATTGATAAAAGAAAACCACTTATATATTCTTCAAACACCATTGTTCCGGGTGCGCAATAAAAAAGAGACCATTTATTGCTACAGCGAAGAGGAACGGAAACAGGCCATTGAAAAACTTACTGGAAAAGCAGAGATTACCCGATTTAAGGGATTGGGTGAAATTTCTCCGGATGAGTTCAAAAATTTTATTGGTGATGATATCCGTTTGGAACCCGTAATGCTGGACAAAGCCATGAGCATTGACGCACTTTTGAAGTTTTACATGGGCAAAAATACACCAGACCGACAGGAATTCATTATAAACAACCTTAAAGTGGAGCTTGACCTTGTCGAAGAAAACCAACTACAACCCAAATAA
- a CDS encoding DNA gyrase/topoisomerase IV subunit A, whose translation MEENEELNDESLENQDESQDSLVKVTGMYKDWFLDYASYVILERAVPAIEDGFKPVQRRIMHSLKELDDGRYNKVANVVGHTMQYHPHGDASIADAMVQIGQKDLLIDTQGNWGNILTGDGAAAPRYIEARLSRFALEVVYSPKITEWQLSYDGRKKEPVNLPVKFPLLLAQGAEGIAVGLSTKILPHNFNELIDASIKHLKGKRFTLVPDFPTAGIIDVTNYNDGMRGGKIRVRAKISTLDKNTLVINEIPYGTNTSSLIDSILKANDKGKIKIKKIEDNTAAEVEILVHLPNGISPDKTIDALYAFTACESSISPLGCVIEDNKPLFIGVKEMLERSTDNTVELLKAELQIQLDELEEQWHFSSLERIFIENRIYREIEEEETWEGVIEAIDKGLKPHITHLKRAVTKDDIVRLTEIRIKRISKFDLDKAQQLIESLEDRIAQTKHHLEHLVDFAIDYFKELKKKYGAGRERQSEIRIFDEIEATKVVIRNTKLYVNREEGFIGTSLKRDEYVTDCSDIDDIIVFTQKGEMMVTKVDSKVFVGKNIIHVAVFKKKDKRTIYNMIYKSMKGGPSYVKRFNVTSMTRDKIYDLAGDKSTSEVLYFSANPNGEAEVVTIMLRQSGSIKKLKWDLDFSDVLIKGRTSKGNLVTKYPVKRIELKEKGVSTLKPRKIWFDDVVSRLNVDGRGELLGEFRGDDLLLVIDQKGVVKTIPPDLLTRFNDDMIVLEKWNPQKPISVVHYVGDKDRFYLKRFLVENPNKEEVVIDEDPKSHLELVSTDWRPMLEIEFIKPRGKDAKPNLEVNVEEFISVKGIKALGNQLTPDKVKNINVLDSLPYEEPEEQDAEDIEVVDEEQINNDDNDIGTKNDSSDQTTLF comes from the coding sequence ATGGAAGAGAACGAAGAACTGAACGATGAAAGTTTAGAGAACCAAGACGAATCCCAAGATAGCCTGGTAAAGGTTACCGGGATGTACAAGGATTGGTTTTTGGATTATGCTTCTTATGTAATCTTGGAGCGTGCCGTGCCCGCTATCGAGGATGGATTCAAGCCAGTGCAGCGAAGAATCATGCATTCGCTAAAAGAACTGGACGATGGTCGCTACAACAAAGTCGCCAACGTGGTGGGCCATACCATGCAGTACCATCCGCACGGTGATGCCAGTATTGCCGATGCCATGGTCCAGATTGGGCAAAAGGACCTCCTTATCGATACCCAAGGAAACTGGGGGAATATTTTAACAGGTGATGGAGCCGCGGCTCCACGTTATATTGAAGCACGATTGTCCAGGTTCGCCTTGGAAGTGGTGTACAGTCCAAAAATTACCGAATGGCAACTTTCCTATGATGGGAGGAAAAAGGAACCTGTGAATTTGCCGGTAAAGTTTCCACTGTTGCTTGCACAAGGTGCAGAAGGGATTGCGGTCGGACTTTCCACAAAAATACTACCGCACAACTTTAACGAACTTATCGACGCCTCGATAAAGCATCTAAAAGGCAAGCGATTTACCTTGGTTCCCGATTTTCCGACCGCAGGAATCATTGATGTCACCAATTATAACGATGGTATGCGCGGCGGAAAAATCCGTGTGCGGGCCAAAATATCGACCTTGGACAAGAACACCTTGGTGATCAACGAAATACCCTACGGCACCAATACTTCCTCTTTAATTGACTCCATCTTAAAGGCTAACGACAAGGGGAAAATCAAAATAAAAAAGATTGAGGACAACACGGCCGCCGAGGTAGAGATTTTGGTGCACCTGCCCAATGGCATTTCTCCGGACAAGACCATTGATGCACTTTATGCCTTCACGGCTTGCGAATCGTCCATTTCGCCACTGGGCTGTGTGATCGAGGATAACAAACCTCTCTTTATCGGGGTGAAGGAAATGCTGGAAAGATCCACGGACAATACCGTGGAGTTGCTTAAAGCAGAACTTCAAATCCAGCTGGACGAATTGGAGGAGCAATGGCATTTTTCATCCTTGGAACGCATCTTTATCGAGAACAGGATTTATCGAGAAATCGAAGAAGAGGAAACCTGGGAGGGTGTTATCGAGGCCATCGATAAGGGATTAAAACCACATATCACCCATCTTAAAAGAGCGGTGACCAAGGACGATATTGTTCGATTGACCGAAATCCGGATCAAACGTATATCCAAGTTTGATCTGGACAAAGCGCAGCAACTTATTGAAAGTTTGGAGGATAGAATCGCCCAGACCAAGCATCACTTGGAGCATTTGGTCGACTTTGCCATCGACTATTTCAAGGAACTCAAAAAGAAATACGGTGCCGGACGTGAACGCCAATCCGAAATAAGGATTTTTGATGAAATCGAAGCCACCAAAGTGGTTATCAGGAATACAAAATTATACGTAAACCGTGAAGAAGGTTTCATTGGAACATCCTTAAAACGAGATGAATACGTCACGGATTGTAGCGATATCGACGACATTATCGTTTTTACCCAAAAAGGGGAGATGATGGTGACCAAGGTGGATTCCAAAGTCTTTGTCGGTAAAAACATCATCCACGTAGCGGTCTTTAAAAAGAAGGACAAACGCACCATCTACAACATGATCTACAAGAGCATGAAAGGCGGGCCCAGCTACGTAAAACGATTCAATGTCACTAGTATGACGCGTGACAAGATCTACGACTTGGCCGGGGACAAATCGACTTCCGAAGTACTGTACTTTTCCGCCAACCCGAATGGCGAGGCCGAAGTCGTCACCATTATGTTGCGACAATCCGGCAGTATTAAAAAGTTGAAATGGGACCTCGATTTCTCGGATGTGCTCATAAAAGGAAGGACCTCCAAAGGAAATTTGGTTACAAAATACCCTGTAAAGCGCATCGAACTTAAAGAAAAAGGGGTGTCCACATTAAAACCACGAAAAATTTGGTTCGATGATGTAGTGAGCCGACTCAATGTTGATGGAAGAGGGGAGCTGCTCGGGGAATTTAGGGGCGACGACCTGCTTTTGGTCATCGACCAGAAGGGCGTCGTAAAAACCATTCCGCCAGATTTGCTCACTCGTTTTAACGACGATATGATTGTGCTCGAAAAATGGAACCCCCAAAAACCGATTTCCGTAGTACATTATGTTGGCGATAAGGATCGCTTTTACCTAAAGCGATTTTTGGTAGAAAATCCCAATAAGGAAGAAGTGGTGATCGACGAAGACCCCAAGTCCCATTTGGAACTGGTTTCGACGGATTGGAGGCCCATGTTGGAAATTGAATTCATCAAGCCAAGGGGCAAGGATGCCAAACCGAATCTTGAAGTAAATGTTGAAGAATTTATATCGGTCAAAGGAATCAAGGCATTGGGCAACCAATTGACCCCGGACAAGGTGAAGAACATCAATGTTTTGGATTCGCTACCCTACGAAGAACCGGAAGAACAGGATGCCGAGGACATTGAGGTGGTGGACGAAGAGCAAATAAACAATGATGATAATGATATAGGAACAAAGAATGATAGTTCTGATCAAACTACTTTGTTTTAA